One Pseudodesulfovibrio senegalensis DNA segment encodes these proteins:
- a CDS encoding sialidase family protein — translation MPSISDNAARHTVIDRRPGHYLCFPDVCITKTGRLVVVYNEYDQHVATRRALVVRTSDDLGDTWSPVRLLRTDMSHCPRITALEDGHLVIGDDHGPTFLWSADNGETWAAHKGGGMAHGLIDRLIQLDTNTFLTTGHQHRGTHSHPAIRQAPPEQMVYISENRCRTWKALSVMTFLRNLTLCEASMCRMPDGRILSIQRENSFVYEPMYVCQSTDNGQTWSDPIPTGLIGHRPTMNLTPSGKLLVTYRNVGPDRGTCAWLGSEDELYGFRVHGYAPGNPENTADGLKVDSEEGPEQVVRYALRPMTDPRRAKARLEADIRVDEAGPNGVAMRLGVWWRILADRIVFDAPHNPENETDEAVTSFVPLPTNRTNTITIKYANGLCRLMVNGREKAALPVPADNADTRPIIVGSPYPFENNRVRCTWHSIRLRMDDPAWPAPYEWEWKAGDPLPDADAARSILELKNDREANPGDFGYSGWVTLPDGSFYCVYHHGAGDEPGYSPGKSAHIIGTRFSEKDFA, via the coding sequence ATGCCGAGCATCAGCGACAACGCCGCGCGCCACACGGTCATCGACCGCCGCCCCGGCCACTATCTCTGCTTTCCGGACGTCTGCATCACCAAAACCGGCCGTCTCGTGGTTGTCTACAACGAATACGACCAGCACGTGGCCACGCGCCGCGCATTGGTGGTGCGCACCAGCGACGACCTTGGCGACACATGGTCTCCTGTGCGCCTGCTGCGCACGGACATGAGCCACTGCCCGCGCATCACCGCGCTGGAGGACGGGCATCTGGTCATCGGCGACGACCACGGCCCGACCTTTCTGTGGAGCGCGGACAACGGCGAAACATGGGCGGCCCACAAAGGGGGCGGCATGGCTCACGGCCTGATCGACAGGCTCATACAGCTGGACACGAACACCTTCCTGACCACCGGGCACCAGCACAGGGGAACCCATTCGCACCCGGCCATACGGCAGGCCCCGCCCGAACAGATGGTCTACATTTCCGAAAACCGCTGCCGCACCTGGAAAGCCCTTTCGGTCATGACCTTTCTGCGCAACCTGACCCTGTGCGAGGCTTCCATGTGCCGCATGCCGGACGGTCGCATCCTGTCCATTCAGCGCGAAAACAGCTTTGTGTACGAGCCCATGTACGTGTGCCAAAGCACGGACAACGGCCAAACGTGGTCCGACCCGATTCCCACCGGGCTCATCGGCCACCGCCCCACCATGAACCTGACCCCTTCGGGCAAGCTGCTGGTCACCTACCGCAACGTGGGACCGGACCGGGGCACCTGCGCATGGCTGGGCAGCGAGGATGAATTGTACGGCTTCCGCGTGCACGGCTACGCGCCGGGCAATCCCGAAAACACAGCGGACGGCCTGAAGGTGGACAGCGAGGAAGGACCGGAACAGGTGGTGCGCTACGCCCTGCGCCCCATGACGGACCCGCGCCGCGCCAAGGCGAGGCTGGAAGCGGACATCCGCGTGGACGAGGCCGGTCCCAACGGCGTGGCCATGCGCCTCGGCGTCTGGTGGCGCATCCTTGCGGACCGCATCGTGTTCGACGCGCCGCACAATCCCGAAAACGAAACGGACGAAGCCGTAACGTCCTTTGTGCCCCTGCCGACAAACCGCACCAACACCATCACCATCAAGTATGCAAACGGTCTGTGCCGACTCATGGTCAACGGACGCGAAAAAGCGGCCCTGCCCGTTCCTGCGGACAACGCCGACACCCGTCCCATCATTGTGGGCTCCCCCTATCCGTTTGAAAACAACCGCGTGCGCTGCACATGGCACAGCATACGCCTGCGCATGGACGATCCTGCATGGCCCGCCCCCTACGAATGGGAATGGAAGGCGGGCGACCCGCTGCCCGACGCTGACGCGGCACGCTCGATCCTCGAACTCAAGAACGACCGCGAAGCCAATCCCGGCGACTTCGGCTATTCGGGCTGGGTCACGCTGCCGGACGGTTCATTTTACTGTGTGTATCACCACGGCGCAGGCGACGAGCCCGGATATTCGCCGGGCAAAAGCGCACACATCATCGGCACCCGCTTCAGCGAAAAGGACTTTGCGTGA
- a CDS encoding phenylacetate--CoA ligase family protein: MSRQYRFIPQMTEEQIAERQLEGLRWTVDHAYKGSPFYRNHLSEAGIEPGCIQSLDDLRTLPVTTADHLKQGYPFPLLSVPERDVVRIHGSSGTTGKRKILSYTQKDIDVWKDMFARCYELAGLTREDRVQVCVGYGLWTAGAGFQLGSERFGAMTLPVGPGLLEIQLQILEDLKPTCLCSTASMALLMGEQVIKHGLQDKIALKRVIFGGEAHSEKMRKQFEESLGLEHSFDITGMTELYGPGMGLECTAHEGIHYWADMYILEVLDPVTLEPVAPGELGEMVVTSLCKEGSPLIRYRTRDLTRLIPGVCPCGVTMPRHEKIQGRSDDMFIFRGVNIYPGQIAEVLESFSELSAEYQINLTRRDGLDHMAVKVERAPEANYDSDTQLAHAVSDAVRRHILVRSEVQVVNPGELPRSFAKTKRVLDDRNED; the protein is encoded by the coding sequence ATGTCCCGCCAATATCGTTTCATACCGCAGATGACCGAGGAGCAGATCGCCGAACGGCAGCTTGAAGGCCTGCGCTGGACCGTGGACCATGCCTATAAGGGCAGTCCCTTCTACCGCAACCACCTGAGCGAAGCCGGTATCGAACCGGGTTGCATTCAGAGCCTCGACGACCTGCGCACGCTCCCCGTGACCACGGCGGACCACCTCAAGCAGGGCTACCCGTTCCCCCTGCTCTCCGTGCCCGAACGCGACGTGGTGCGCATCCATGGTTCCAGCGGCACCACGGGCAAACGCAAAATTCTTTCCTACACCCAGAAGGACATCGACGTCTGGAAGGACATGTTCGCCCGCTGCTATGAACTGGCCGGCCTGACGCGCGAAGACCGCGTTCAGGTCTGCGTGGGCTACGGCCTGTGGACTGCCGGAGCCGGATTCCAGCTCGGCAGCGAGCGTTTCGGTGCCATGACCCTGCCCGTGGGACCGGGGCTGCTGGAAATCCAGCTGCAGATTCTGGAGGACCTCAAGCCCACCTGCCTGTGCTCCACAGCATCCATGGCCCTGCTCATGGGCGAACAGGTCATCAAGCACGGCCTTCAGGACAAGATCGCACTCAAGCGGGTCATTTTCGGCGGCGAGGCCCACTCCGAAAAAATGCGCAAGCAGTTCGAGGAAAGCCTCGGACTGGAGCACAGCTTCGACATCACCGGCATGACCGAACTCTACGGCCCGGGCATGGGACTGGAATGCACCGCGCATGAGGGCATCCACTACTGGGCGGACATGTACATACTGGAAGTGCTCGACCCCGTGACCCTTGAGCCGGTTGCTCCGGGCGAACTCGGGGAAATGGTGGTGACCTCCCTGTGCAAGGAAGGATCGCCCCTTATCCGCTATCGCACACGGGACCTGACCCGACTCATCCCGGGCGTGTGCCCCTGCGGCGTGACCATGCCGAGGCACGAAAAGATTCAGGGCCGCTCGGACGACATGTTCATTTTCCGGGGCGTGAACATCTACCCCGGCCAGATAGCCGAAGTGCTGGAAAGCTTCTCCGAGCTTTCCGCGGAATACCAGATCAACCTGACCCGGCGCGACGGACTGGACCACATGGCCGTCAAGGTGGAACGCGCACCCGAGGCGAACTACGACAGCGACACGCAACTGGCCCACGCGGTCAGCGATGCCGTGCGCAGGCACATTCTGGTGCGCAGCGAAGTGCAGGTGGTCAACCCCGGCGAACTGCCGCGCAGCTTTGCCAAGACCAAACGGGTCCTCGACGACAGGAACGAGGACTAG
- a CDS encoding prepilin peptidase, whose translation MNISNLLVLQFSPYFAVPVAAVIGLVLGSFYNVCIYRYVAEVPMNKPRRSFCPACSHTLSWFENIPLISYWVLGGRCRHCGARISPRYVLVEFVSMAWAAALAFKMGLSLPWLVFMVFGGLFIVGSFIDFAIYILPDRVTIGGTVLALVIKGLFGWAALKTALLGALLGGGIFWLLQQVYRIVRKEEGLGTGDVKLLFCIGALVGPLGLPFTVLSASITALMASIIYMRLPGSRGMRTRIPFGPFLCLGAMLQILVGREVLAWYLTFY comes from the coding sequence ATGAATATTTCGAACCTTCTGGTTTTGCAGTTTTCGCCGTACTTTGCCGTGCCGGTGGCCGCGGTGATTGGTCTTGTGCTGGGCAGTTTCTACAACGTGTGCATCTACCGCTACGTTGCCGAAGTGCCCATGAACAAGCCCCGGCGTTCCTTTTGCCCGGCCTGCAGCCATACGCTTTCGTGGTTCGAGAACATTCCCCTGATCAGCTACTGGGTGCTCGGCGGCCGCTGCCGCCATTGCGGCGCGCGCATCAGCCCACGCTATGTGCTGGTGGAGTTCGTTTCCATGGCCTGGGCTGCGGCGCTGGCCTTCAAGATGGGATTGTCCCTGCCGTGGCTGGTGTTCATGGTCTTCGGCGGTCTGTTCATCGTGGGCAGCTTCATTGATTTCGCCATCTACATTCTGCCGGACCGGGTCACCATCGGCGGCACGGTGCTGGCTCTGGTCATCAAGGGGCTGTTCGGCTGGGCCGCGCTCAAGACCGCGCTTCTGGGCGCTCTTCTTGGCGGCGGCATATTCTGGTTGTTGCAGCAGGTGTACCGCATCGTGCGCAAGGAAGAGGGGCTGGGTACCGGCGACGTGAAGCTGTTGTTCTGCATCGGGGCGCTGGTGGGGCCGTTGGGCCTGCCGTTCACCGTGCTCAGCGCGTCCATAACCGCCTTGATGGCCAGCATCATATATATGCGCCTGCCCGGTTCACGCGGCATGCGCACCCGCATTCCCTTTGGCCCGTTTCTCTGTCTCGGGGCCATGCTGCAAATCCTCGTGGGCCGCGAGGTGCTGGCCTGGTACCTGACCTTCTATTAG
- a CDS encoding BON domain-containing protein, producing MIRSLLFSLCLIALSALGGCGTPVVQVAGMGMTGYDTATMADKYLPKERIDFNCPANREDAVLERRMDERLLIKGYPELQPYSFDRHVYLVGEVTDRDNAAHATEIACTVKGVDRLTTHFFPASEHSDPARDLSLTRELAKRYQQSATLKNAAIRARVIQSTALVMGLTPDPQVKKLALSTARSLPGVTSVVDYVTIAP from the coding sequence ATGATCCGTTCACTGTTGTTCAGCCTGTGTCTCATTGCCCTGTCGGCCCTTGGCGGCTGCGGTACGCCCGTGGTGCAGGTGGCGGGCATGGGCATGACCGGGTACGACACGGCCACCATGGCCGACAAATACCTGCCCAAGGAACGCATCGACTTCAACTGCCCGGCGAACCGGGAAGACGCTGTTCTGGAACGCAGGATGGACGAACGGCTGCTGATCAAGGGCTACCCGGAACTGCAACCCTATTCGTTTGACCGCCACGTCTATCTGGTGGGCGAGGTTACGGACAGGGACAACGCGGCCCACGCAACCGAAATAGCCTGCACGGTCAAGGGCGTGGACCGGCTCACCACCCATTTTTTTCCGGCCTCGGAACACTCGGACCCGGCCCGCGACCTGAGCCTGACCCGCGAACTGGCAAAACGCTACCAGCAGTCCGCCACGCTCAAAAACGCGGCCATCCGCGCACGGGTGATCCAGTCCACGGCGCTGGTCATGGGCCTCACCCCGGACCCGCAGGTCAAAAAACTGGCCCTGTCCACGGCCCGCTCCCTGCCGGGCGTGACTTCGGTGGTGGACTACGTCACGATAGCGCCCTAG
- a CDS encoding ArnT family glycosyltransferase, producing the protein MAARITDSIWNFCERHPWLFMTVAVIAQTWFTLNNRALWFSDEVRYGNAYQNLVQHGDWMVLSLNGMPYPDKPPVYFWFLWLIDKLTPADMPTVFFIGAALSGLLFLFAAHWLARALGFDRKTALASTAILLSTLFLAALFHYSRMDLLFGACITAAHACFFRAFAGETQGRWPIAGFALGGLATLIKGPLGFLFPLLTVLLWLLWRGRIREFFSRPMLKGLLVMVAMLALWIAGVMIAQGPSFLIDTVIGKHVVQRATHTFHHREPLQYYFIALPLAWLPWTLLPLALPLKKLFSGGFWASALAERSSGNGRNSFLWLMFLGIFALLSSLSGKVLIYILPMFPAMAILSAHALTTTDGRHARRFWTMVAGFLVMLGAGIFVGADFAPLQTPVRGLALGAAVLCGGGALLFVQRNAPATANLLCLGLAVIIWLYPVGLLTAPSLDPAMSPKAEALLIKQYADKGYEPMSYKIYSGIFTYYAERNLFETNHMDELEQRMAQADKVVLAIRKRHWDDWKNRPQDLIPIHEQIISGDTYMLVVRNRVSGS; encoded by the coding sequence ATGGCCGCACGAATTACCGACTCCATATGGAATTTCTGCGAACGGCATCCATGGCTGTTCATGACCGTTGCCGTGATCGCGCAGACGTGGTTCACACTGAACAACCGTGCTCTGTGGTTCTCGGACGAGGTACGCTACGGCAACGCCTACCAGAATCTCGTGCAGCACGGCGACTGGATGGTGCTCTCGCTCAACGGCATGCCCTACCCGGACAAACCGCCCGTGTATTTCTGGTTTTTGTGGCTCATCGACAAACTCACCCCTGCGGACATGCCCACGGTATTCTTCATCGGCGCGGCCCTGTCCGGACTGCTGTTCCTGTTTGCGGCCCACTGGCTGGCGCGCGCCCTCGGGTTTGATCGCAAAACCGCGCTGGCGTCCACGGCCATCCTGCTTTCCACGCTCTTTCTGGCCGCGCTGTTCCATTATTCGCGCATGGACCTGCTCTTCGGCGCCTGCATCACGGCGGCCCACGCATGTTTTTTCCGGGCCTTTGCCGGTGAAACGCAGGGCCGCTGGCCCATTGCCGGGTTTGCGCTGGGCGGGCTGGCAACGCTGATCAAGGGGCCGCTCGGCTTCCTGTTCCCACTGCTGACCGTGCTGCTCTGGCTGCTGTGGCGCGGCAGAATACGCGAATTCTTCTCGCGCCCCATGCTCAAGGGGCTGCTGGTCATGGTCGCGATGCTGGCCCTGTGGATCGCCGGGGTCATGATCGCGCAGGGACCGTCGTTCCTGATCGACACGGTCATCGGCAAGCACGTGGTGCAGCGGGCCACCCACACCTTCCACCACCGCGAACCTCTGCAATACTATTTCATCGCCCTGCCCCTGGCATGGCTGCCATGGACCCTGCTGCCCCTTGCCCTGCCCCTGAAAAAACTGTTCTCGGGCGGGTTCTGGGCATCGGCATTGGCCGAACGCAGTAGCGGCAACGGCAGAAACTCGTTTTTATGGCTCATGTTTCTGGGCATCTTCGCGCTGCTTTCCAGCCTGAGCGGCAAGGTGCTCATCTACATCCTGCCCATGTTCCCGGCCATGGCCATTCTCTCGGCCCACGCCCTGACCACAACGGATGGCCGCCATGCGCGGCGCTTCTGGACCATGGTTGCAGGCTTCCTTGTCATGCTTGGGGCGGGGATCTTCGTTGGTGCGGATTTCGCGCCCCTGCAAACGCCCGTGCGCGGGCTGGCGCTGGGCGCGGCCGTGTTGTGCGGCGGCGGGGCACTGCTCTTTGTGCAACGCAATGCTCCGGCAACGGCCAACCTGCTCTGCCTCGGGCTCGCGGTCATCATCTGGCTGTACCCGGTGGGCCTGCTCACGGCTCCGTCCCTTGACCCGGCCATGAGCCCCAAGGCCGAGGCTCTGCTGATCAAACAGTACGCGGACAAGGGCTATGAACCCATGTCCTACAAGATATACTCCGGCATCTTCACCTACTATGCCGAGCGCAACCTGTTCGAAACCAACCACATGGACGAACTGGAACAGCGCATGGCGCAGGCCGACAAGGTGGTTCTGGCCATCCGCAAACGGCATTGGGACGACTGGAAAAACCGGCCCCAGGACCTGATTCCCATCCATGAACAGATCATTTCCGGGGACACCTACATGCTGGTGGTCAGGAATCGCGTATCAGGGAGTTGA
- a CDS encoding phosphatase PAP2 family protein: MRFSRTTIDWLLASLPLLATLGVLAIWFPHEKAVAEHFAQLRPHHPSLTGLFQIITDWGNAVFYAVYLFLLFRAWRTKDRKLARFVGVYIVAQLLIALVAVRFLKFTIGRPRPGGETLFQPFASSGSMHSLPSGHTTEITGAALPFALRNRRSLLSLGIGMVIGLVGFSRIYLGWHHPTDVFFGWLLGSVTGFAINTFAPKD, encoded by the coding sequence ATGCGATTTTCCCGCACCACCATAGACTGGCTGTTGGCCTCCCTGCCCCTGCTGGCGACACTGGGCGTTCTGGCGATCTGGTTCCCCCACGAAAAAGCCGTTGCCGAGCACTTTGCCCAACTCAGGCCCCATCATCCGAGTCTGACCGGTCTGTTCCAAATCATCACGGACTGGGGCAACGCGGTCTTTTACGCAGTATACCTGTTCCTGCTGTTCCGCGCGTGGCGCACCAAAGACCGCAAGCTGGCCCGGTTCGTGGGCGTATACATCGTCGCCCAGCTGCTCATCGCGCTGGTTGCCGTTCGCTTTCTCAAATTCACCATAGGCCGCCCCCGCCCCGGCGGAGAGACGCTGTTCCAACCGTTTGCCTCCAGCGGCTCCATGCACTCGCTGCCTTCGGGCCACACCACGGAGATAACGGGCGCGGCCCTGCCGTTTGCCCTGCGCAACCGGCGCTCGCTGCTGTCGCTGGGCATTGGGATGGTCATCGGGCTGGTGGGCTTTTCGCGCATCTATCTCGGCTGGCACCACCCCACAGACGTATTCTTCGGCTGGCTGCTCGGCTCGGTGACCGGGTTCGCCATCAACACCTTTGCACCCAAGGATTGA
- a CDS encoding motility associated factor glycosyltransferase family protein — protein MNQNRKDHAMAGYPFLEPNIDVLKQIGHPIHQWLSTQQFDQSRLEERIFDNKFGLVDWKMDNGNGMFEAMPPFSFYEQWKPEPEKARTSASVIIGCNVGYGLNHLLMNTPDSHKIIVVEPRPEMLMACLGQSDYKAFIENKKLHFCPPNEDYLYQVIKNLDLQYIYGRIHMRLDIPSQQLGPEYAVWARKTKHLLENFSVELATLRLRQDIMVGNELQNFQQAMDNGSLMPMKERGTGVAAVILGAGPSLSDHAEALRKTPGHALYTTALQTMPVLQNLGIKPHFCLSIDYDSSMLRTYDRLDPEFAHDVPLIYSTKCNPDLVKRYPGPTLPLWTMGGMGTFVMQKHELVLDAGGNVSLSLSRLLRWMGVSHIVLAGQDFAWPKDRSHAKGHHAGERKIKFDPKRHQKIKNAHGEEIISTVQYLTSKREMEADIKKAELPVFNLYGGGAIIEGTHMVDMKQCVTKGLLASVPGSVESFMQELNSCCHPRQRLNLVPRSHKWSVSFRNVEKRLSRLFRKVGKNQEEIHKTMGEVEKFIKQDPLYIPYLFNETLDMAGLTRAKQRYEPQDLGEYKRIIKKVLKKVREVDRCVCGENKEQAA, from the coding sequence ATGAACCAAAACAGGAAGGACCATGCCATGGCAGGATACCCGTTTCTTGAACCCAACATCGACGTCCTGAAACAGATCGGCCACCCCATCCATCAGTGGCTCTCAACGCAGCAATTCGACCAATCCCGGCTCGAGGAACGCATCTTCGACAACAAGTTCGGGCTTGTTGATTGGAAAATGGACAACGGAAACGGCATGTTCGAAGCCATGCCGCCCTTCAGTTTTTACGAGCAGTGGAAGCCCGAGCCGGAAAAGGCCCGGACCAGCGCTTCCGTCATCATCGGCTGCAATGTGGGCTATGGCCTCAACCACCTGCTCATGAACACTCCGGACTCCCACAAAATCATCGTGGTCGAGCCGCGCCCGGAAATGCTCATGGCCTGCCTCGGCCAGTCCGACTACAAGGCGTTCATCGAAAACAAGAAACTGCATTTCTGCCCGCCCAACGAGGACTACCTGTATCAGGTCATCAAGAATCTGGACCTGCAATACATCTATGGCCGCATCCACATGCGTCTGGACATCCCCAGCCAGCAGCTCGGCCCGGAATACGCAGTCTGGGCACGCAAGACCAAGCATCTGCTGGAAAACTTTTCCGTGGAACTGGCCACCCTGCGCCTGCGCCAGGACATCATGGTGGGCAACGAACTCCAGAACTTCCAACAGGCCATGGACAACGGCAGCCTGATGCCCATGAAGGAACGCGGCACAGGCGTCGCCGCAGTGATCCTCGGGGCCGGGCCTTCTCTTTCCGACCACGCCGAAGCGTTGCGCAAGACCCCGGGCCACGCCCTGTACACCACGGCGTTGCAGACCATGCCGGTCCTGCAAAACCTCGGCATCAAGCCGCACTTCTGCCTGTCCATCGACTACGACTCCAGCATGCTCCGGACATATGACCGACTGGATCCGGAATTCGCGCACGATGTGCCGCTGATCTATTCCACCAAATGCAACCCGGACCTGGTCAAACGCTACCCCGGACCGACCCTGCCCCTGTGGACCATGGGCGGCATGGGAACCTTCGTGATGCAAAAACACGAACTGGTGCTGGACGCGGGCGGCAACGTGAGCCTTTCGCTCTCGCGTCTGCTGCGCTGGATGGGCGTGAGCCACATCGTCTTGGCCGGACAGGACTTTGCATGGCCCAAGGACCGTTCCCACGCCAAGGGACACCACGCGGGCGAACGGAAAATCAAATTCGACCCCAAGCGCCATCAGAAAATCAAGAACGCCCACGGCGAGGAGATCATTTCCACGGTGCAGTACCTGACCTCCAAACGCGAAATGGAGGCCGACATCAAAAAAGCCGAACTGCCGGTATTCAACCTCTATGGCGGCGGCGCCATCATCGAGGGAACCCACATGGTGGACATGAAACAATGCGTCACCAAGGGGCTGCTCGCTTCGGTTCCGGGCAGCGTGGAAAGCTTCATGCAGGAATTGAACAGCTGCTGTCATCCGCGCCAACGCCTGAATCTCGTCCCCCGCAGCCACAAGTGGAGCGTATCGTTCCGCAACGTGGAAAAACGCCTTTCGCGTCTGTTCCGCAAGGTGGGCAAGAATCAGGAGGAAATCCACAAGACCATGGGTGAAGTGGAAAAATTCATCAAACAGGACCCCCTGTACATACCCTACCTGTTCAACGAAACGCTGGACATGGCCGGACTGACCCGCGCCAAACAGCGCTATGAACCGCAGGACCTCGGCGAATACAAGCGCATCATCAAAAAGGTGCTCAAGAAGGTGCGCGAGGTGGACCGCTGCGTATGCGGCGAGAACAAGGAACAGGCAGCCTGA
- a CDS encoding cysteine synthase has translation MSSHVLDHIGGTPLVQIRRLNSNPNVKILAKLESCNPGGSIKDRVALAMVRAAEESGELVPGKTVIEPTSGNTGIGLAMVCAVRGYRVKLLMSENASEERRMILRAYGAEIELTPGHMGTDGAIELAYRMAREEPEKYVLMDQYNNPACIDAHYNGTGMEIWEQTNGAVTHAVCTLGTSGTAMGCAKRLHEMGDVFVAAVEPYAGHRIQGLKNMHESYPPGIYDKTALDEVLRVEDEEAFDLCRRLAREEGLFVGMSSGAAMGGALKLAETMDSGVIVVIFPDGGERYLSTPLFAVDEAQGMCLTTVTGDTVCLDCADGAGLYSMGPSLDNPAALDAWRRVVLLDVMLRDLRARGADVRAACGLSDMDDRTLAAAREAGMDRSAFVKQARGHIMERAALLGVDDGMVWPLAEQGQQKALDVCRSLLGHGLAYEKLRSVYFDVFRDARYGELGTQDMTKVSAGRTVDLDAYVKDNPLDFTLLKRATLMDLKRGDILETEWGNVRPTWFLQHAAAALAGLDRIDVFLGSESHRFPHLENLRAIWSAAGRELQAWLVGPQVAAESGQNLDTVFSQTGNARAARFWLLSASHRKALCAGEESVAMWARNWRRVQDGAAVLSLAVDNRGDDIPDEVRQAVFDLKAGFSEAMDADISLHRFWPVLFRFIKLVNGWCTANGMSGEAARHCLEQLLSVDDVLGIVDRDSLPVALSLLPEDVQQMVADRQKARAARDFEASDHLRDQLASAGYQVKDSASGPQVYRV, from the coding sequence ATGAGTTCTCATGTTCTTGACCACATTGGCGGCACACCGCTGGTGCAAATACGGCGTCTCAATTCCAATCCGAATGTCAAGATTTTGGCCAAGCTGGAATCCTGCAATCCGGGCGGTTCCATCAAGGACCGCGTGGCATTGGCCATGGTGCGCGCTGCCGAGGAGTCGGGCGAGCTGGTTCCCGGCAAGACGGTCATTGAACCCACCAGCGGCAATACGGGCATCGGCCTGGCCATGGTCTGCGCGGTGCGCGGCTACCGCGTCAAGCTGCTCATGAGCGAAAACGCCAGCGAGGAACGGCGTATGATCCTGCGTGCCTATGGCGCGGAAATCGAGCTTACGCCCGGGCATATGGGCACGGACGGGGCCATTGAACTGGCCTATCGCATGGCGCGGGAAGAGCCGGAAAAATATGTGCTCATGGACCAATACAACAATCCGGCCTGCATCGATGCCCATTATAACGGGACAGGCATGGAAATATGGGAACAGACCAACGGTGCGGTGACCCACGCCGTGTGCACGCTGGGCACCTCGGGCACGGCCATGGGGTGTGCCAAACGGCTGCACGAAATGGGTGACGTGTTCGTGGCCGCCGTGGAACCCTATGCGGGGCATCGCATTCAGGGTCTCAAGAATATGCACGAATCCTATCCGCCGGGCATTTACGACAAGACCGCGCTGGACGAGGTTTTGCGCGTGGAGGACGAGGAGGCCTTTGACCTCTGCCGCAGGCTGGCGCGTGAGGAAGGCCTGTTCGTGGGCATGAGCTCGGGCGCGGCCATGGGCGGGGCCCTCAAGTTGGCCGAGACCATGGACAGCGGCGTGATCGTGGTGATTTTTCCGGACGGGGGCGAGCGGTATCTCAGCACTCCGCTGTTTGCCGTGGACGAGGCGCAGGGCATGTGCCTGACCACGGTGACCGGTGACACGGTCTGCCTTGATTGTGCGGACGGTGCGGGCCTGTATTCCATGGGGCCGAGCCTCGACAATCCTGCCGCACTGGACGCATGGCGGCGGGTGGTTCTGCTGGACGTGATGCTGCGGGATCTGCGGGCGCGCGGAGCGGACGTACGGGCTGCCTGCGGCCTTTCGGACATGGATGACCGCACCCTGGCTGCTGCGCGCGAGGCGGGGATGGATAGGAGCGCGTTCGTGAAACAGGCCCGTGGGCACATCATGGAGCGGGCCGCGCTTTTGGGCGTGGACGATGGCATGGTCTGGCCGCTGGCCGAACAGGGACAGCAGAAGGCGCTTGATGTCTGCCGCTCGTTGCTGGGGCATGGCCTTGCCTACGAAAAGCTGCGCAGCGTGTATTTCGACGTTTTTCGCGATGCCCGGTACGGGGAACTGGGAACGCAGGACATGACCAAGGTTTCCGCCGGGCGCACCGTGGACCTTGACGCCTACGTCAAGGACAACCCCCTGGATTTCACCTTGCTCAAGAGGGCCACGCTCATGGACCTCAAGCGGGGCGACATTCTGGAAACCGAGTGGGGCAATGTGCGGCCCACGTGGTTTTTGCAGCATGCGGCTGCGGCTTTGGCCGGTTTGGACCGCATCGACGTTTTTCTGGGCAGCGAGTCGCATCGCTTCCCGCATCTGGAAAACCTGCGCGCCATCTGGAGCGCGGCCGGTCGGGAATTGCAGGCATGGCTCGTGGGACCACAGGTGGCGGCTGAGTCCGGACAGAATCTTGATACTGTGTTTTCGCAGACGGGCAATGCCCGGGCTGCGCGATTCTGGTTGCTTTCGGCCTCGCATCGCAAGGCCCTGTGCGCCGGGGAGGAGAGCGTTGCCATGTGGGCGCGCAACTGGCGGCGCGTGCAGGACGGTGCGGCCGTATTGAGCCTTGCCGTGGACAACCGGGGCGACGACATCCCCGACGAGGTGCGTCAGGCTGTTTTTGATCTCAAGGCAGGCTTTTCCGAGGCCATGGATGCGGATATCTCATTGCATCGTTTCTGGCCCGTGTTGTTCCGGTTCATCAAGCTTGTCAACGGCTGGTGCACGGCAAATGGCATGAGCGGCGAGGCTGCCCGCCATTGTCTGGAACAGCTGTTGTCGGTGGACGATGTTTTGGGCATCGTGGATCGTGACAGCTTGCCTGTGGCGCTCTCGCTGCTGCCCGAAGATGTGCAGCAGATGGTGGCTGATCGTCAGAAGGCGCGGGCGGCCAGGGATTTTGAGGCGTCCGACCATTTGCGTGATCAGCTGGCCTCGGCCGGATATCAGGTCAAGGACAGTGCGTCCGGTCCGCAGGTGTATCGGGTGTAG